One window from the genome of Faecalibacterium sp. HTF-F encodes:
- a CDS encoding TRAP transporter large permease, whose product MAIQALLVILAVLLALLFLGVPISYAIAVSSLTAILSSIDLNVAVLTAAQRTFVGMSKFSLTAIPFFILAGNIMNQGGIAKRLVDFVMAILGKLPGALLVTNIGTNALFGAISGSASAAAAAVGSMIRDGAEEQGYDPAVTAATNAASSCSGLLIPPSNALITYSLASGGTSVAALFMAGYIPGIIWALCCCVVGVLLAVKLGYKGTPGKFDWKNLGVCTLRALPSLSLIIVVIGGIIGGVFSATEGSAIAVVYALVLAFCYRSINLKSLWKIIVDSAKMSGMVVFLVGVSNILGWVMAFLQIPDAVAAALLSLTSNKYVILLIMNVILLVSGTFMDVTPAILIFTPLFLPICQSFGMSTVQFGLILVYNLCIGNITPPVGNALFVGIKVGRTSLSKVMPYMLMYYVAIIGGLLLVTFIPAVSTALPQAMGLM is encoded by the coding sequence GTGGCAATTCAAGCATTACTCGTGATCCTGGCAGTGCTGCTGGCGCTGCTGTTTCTCGGCGTGCCTATCTCGTACGCCATTGCAGTCTCTTCGCTGACTGCCATCCTTTCTTCCATCGATCTGAACGTGGCTGTGCTGACGGCTGCTCAGCGCACCTTTGTGGGTATGAGCAAGTTCAGCCTGACCGCTATCCCGTTCTTCATTCTGGCGGGCAACATCATGAATCAGGGCGGCATCGCCAAGCGCCTGGTGGATTTCGTCATGGCCATTCTGGGCAAGCTGCCCGGCGCACTGCTGGTGACCAACATCGGCACCAACGCCCTGTTCGGCGCCATTTCCGGCTCCGCCTCCGCCGCGGCTGCCGCCGTCGGCTCCATGATCCGCGACGGTGCCGAGGAGCAGGGCTACGACCCCGCCGTTACTGCTGCCACCAACGCCGCTTCTTCCTGCTCTGGCCTGCTGATCCCGCCGTCCAACGCTCTGATCACCTACTCTTTGGCGTCCGGCGGTACCTCTGTGGCTGCGCTGTTCATGGCCGGTTACATCCCCGGCATTATCTGGGCACTGTGCTGCTGTGTGGTGGGCGTGCTGCTGGCTGTCAAGCTGGGCTATAAAGGCACTCCCGGCAAGTTCGACTGGAAAAATCTCGGCGTATGCACCCTGCGCGCCCTGCCTTCTTTGTCCCTGATCATCGTGGTCATCGGCGGCATCATCGGCGGCGTGTTCTCCGCCACCGAGGGCTCTGCCATTGCGGTCGTCTACGCGCTGGTGCTGGCTTTCTGCTACCGCTCCATCAACCTGAAGAGCCTGTGGAAAATCATCGTGGACTCTGCCAAGATGTCCGGCATGGTGGTGTTTCTGGTGGGCGTTTCCAACATTCTGGGCTGGGTCATGGCCTTCCTGCAGATCCCGGATGCTGTGGCGGCTGCCCTGCTCAGCCTGACCAGCAACAAGTATGTGATCCTGCTCATCATGAACGTGATCCTGCTGGTGTCCGGCACCTTCATGGACGTGACCCCGGCCATCCTTATCTTCACCCCGCTGTTCCTGCCCATCTGCCAGAGCTTTGGCATGAGCACGGTACAGTTCGGTCTGATCCTCGTGTATAACCTGTGCATCGGCAACATTACCCCGCCCGTGGGCAATGCACTGTTCGTGGGCATCAAGGTGGGCCGCACCTCTCTTTCTAAGGTCATGCCGTATATGCTTATGTACTATGTGGCCATCATCGGCGGCCTGCTTCTGGTCACTTTTATCCCGGCAGTGTCTACCGCACTGCCTCAGGCAATGGGCCTGATGTAA
- a CDS encoding TRAP transporter small permease: MEKLRNTLNKLLNLLAGLSMTVMVVLTAYQVIVRYIFNSPSTWSEELVGYLFGWSTMLGATIVSGERGHMNIPVLVDRFNPTMRKAFHIFAEVIAFIFSAAILVFGGFQVSKLAMGQQTSSLGVAVGVFYWVMPVCGVIILVYSVLNIIGIANGSICLDAPEDADFAKVEAEMAADADKENKED; this comes from the coding sequence ATGGAAAAACTGAGAAATACTCTGAACAAGCTGCTCAACCTGCTGGCAGGCCTGAGCATGACGGTTATGGTGGTGCTGACTGCCTATCAGGTCATCGTCCGTTACATCTTCAATTCGCCCTCCACATGGTCGGAAGAGCTGGTGGGCTATCTGTTCGGCTGGAGCACCATGCTGGGCGCTACCATCGTTTCCGGTGAGCGCGGCCACATGAACATCCCCGTGCTGGTAGACCGGTTCAACCCCACCATGCGCAAGGCATTCCACATCTTTGCTGAGGTCATCGCCTTCATCTTCTCTGCTGCCATTCTGGTCTTCGGCGGTTTTCAGGTGTCCAAGCTGGCAATGGGCCAGCAGACCTCCTCGCTGGGCGTGGCCGTGGGTGTGTTCTACTGGGTCATGCCGGTCTGCGGCGTGATCATTCTGGTGTATTCCGTGCTGAATATTATCGGCATCGCCAACGGTTCCATCTGTCTGGATGCCCCGGAAGATGCAGACTTTGCAAAGGTGGAAGCTGAAATGGCCGCCGATGCTGACAAGGAAAACAAGGAGGACTAA
- a CDS encoding response regulator transcription factor, with translation MKCKLLVAEDELIERKVLCKTLQKYLGDLISLYEAKNGREAMELFAREAPQVAVLDIEMPGFTGLEVARKIRETDKNCAILFLTGFDKFDYARQAISVRAMEYLLKPYNEQELVFAVEEAIRQVSVQLPARPLQAPVPEEPVRPEEDGDMRTAIIRAEIGSFIDAHYREDISMQDAAAALRYSDAYFCKLFKQCFKVNFSAYLNEYRVNRARQLMLDPRLNMKDIGAAVGYSDANYFTRVFKRLTGQTPSEYRMAAAEKAVQG, from the coding sequence GTGAAGTGCAAATTGCTGGTGGCAGAGGATGAATTGATCGAGCGCAAGGTGCTGTGCAAGACGCTGCAGAAATATCTGGGGGATCTGATCAGCCTGTACGAGGCGAAAAACGGCAGGGAAGCCATGGAGCTCTTTGCTCGCGAAGCACCGCAGGTGGCGGTTCTGGACATTGAAATGCCCGGCTTCACCGGGCTGGAAGTGGCCCGCAAGATCCGCGAGACAGACAAAAATTGTGCGATCCTGTTCCTGACCGGATTTGACAAGTTTGACTACGCGCGGCAGGCAATCTCCGTGCGGGCCATGGAGTATCTGCTCAAGCCCTACAACGAGCAGGAACTGGTGTTTGCGGTGGAGGAAGCCATCCGGCAGGTGTCGGTGCAGCTGCCTGCCCGCCCGCTGCAAGCCCCTGTGCCGGAGGAGCCTGTCCGCCCAGAGGAGGACGGGGACATGCGCACCGCCATCATCCGGGCCGAGATCGGCAGCTTTATCGATGCCCACTATCGGGAAGACATCTCCATGCAGGATGCCGCAGCTGCCCTGCGTTACTCGGATGCTTACTTCTGCAAGCTGTTCAAACAGTGCTTCAAGGTGAACTTTTCGGCCTATCTGAACGAATACCGGGTGAACAGGGCCCGCCAGCTGATGCTGGACCCGCGCCTGAACATGAAGGACATCGGTGCGGCTGTGGGCTACAGCGATGCCAACTATTTTACAAGGGTGTTCAAGCGCCTGACGGGCCAGACCCCTTCGGAGTACCGTATGGCCGCAGCGGAAAAAGCGGTACAAGGATAA
- a CDS encoding sensor histidine kinase, translating to MAPNKTTRGGISLRRRVTAWLAAILLVTMLSNGIATVAGQWAVRAFDALLADNAACYTVQDAIKNETQAFARYVRQPTSESEQAYTAACAAAEQSLAALPFDYARIGAERYARTWNLLQGYEGYRQERDAFLRLSPAADTYIERMYHVMALQDYLAEYALRLTQATLEQENTLYSSTAAHIRHLPWLYLGLFLTAAALMVLLVRGLSRAVVRPLLELAQASHSIAEGDLSGPDLPIKSSDEVGRLTGTFNQMKHAMAQQLSTQQALHREEVRNLALEKDLEHTRLEVLKSQVNPHFLFNTLNMISCMARLEDASTTDQMIVHLGSLFRHNLRTKRQQITLEEELDGLEDYIYLQQMRFDGRITVEKSIRVQPAAVLVPSFILQPVVENAYSHGLKSCEEGGRILLRAWMQGSVLVLTVADNGRGMTAEELDTLQARIAQSEQTGRSIGLGNISRRIGMLYPGGKMQVYSRAGRGTVVRFEIPQTQWTEEREGEPS from the coding sequence ATGGCACCGAACAAAACCACGCGGGGCGGGATCTCCCTGCGCCGCAGGGTCACGGCATGGCTTGCCGCGATTTTGCTGGTAACGATGCTTTCCAACGGTATCGCCACGGTGGCGGGTCAGTGGGCCGTGCGCGCCTTTGACGCGCTGCTGGCCGACAACGCCGCCTGTTACACGGTGCAGGATGCCATCAAGAACGAAACACAGGCTTTTGCACGCTATGTGCGGCAGCCCACCTCGGAAAGTGAGCAGGCCTACACCGCCGCCTGCGCTGCGGCCGAACAGAGCCTTGCGGCCCTGCCCTTCGATTATGCCCGCATCGGTGCGGAACGCTATGCCCGCACATGGAACCTTCTGCAGGGCTACGAGGGCTACCGGCAGGAGCGGGATGCCTTTTTACGGCTTTCGCCCGCAGCGGATACCTACATTGAACGGATGTACCATGTGATGGCCCTGCAGGATTATCTTGCCGAGTATGCACTGCGGCTGACGCAGGCCACACTGGAACAGGAAAATACCCTTTACAGCAGCACGGCGGCCCACATCCGGCATCTGCCGTGGCTGTATCTGGGGCTGTTCCTGACGGCGGCAGCACTGATGGTGCTGCTGGTGCGGGGACTGAGCCGCGCGGTGGTGCGCCCGCTGCTGGAGCTGGCGCAGGCTTCCCACAGCATTGCCGAGGGGGATCTTTCCGGTCCGGATCTGCCGATAAAAAGCAGCGACGAGGTGGGGCGGCTGACAGGCACCTTCAACCAGATGAAGCACGCCATGGCCCAGCAGCTGAGCACCCAGCAGGCCCTGCACCGGGAAGAGGTGCGGAACCTTGCACTGGAAAAAGATCTGGAACACACCCGGCTGGAAGTACTCAAGAGTCAGGTGAACCCGCATTTCCTGTTCAATACCCTGAACATGATCTCCTGCATGGCCCGGCTGGAGGACGCTTCCACCACCGACCAGATGATCGTGCATCTGGGCAGCCTGTTCCGGCACAATCTGCGCACCAAGCGTCAGCAGATCACACTGGAAGAGGAACTGGACGGGCTGGAAGATTATATCTATCTGCAGCAGATGCGGTTCGATGGACGCATTACGGTGGAAAAGAGCATCCGGGTGCAGCCTGCGGCGGTGCTGGTGCCGTCCTTTATACTGCAGCCGGTGGTGGAAAATGCATACTCTCACGGGCTCAAGTCCTGCGAGGAAGGCGGGCGCATCCTGCTGCGGGCATGGATGCAGGGCAGCGTGCTGGTGCTCACGGTCGCGGACAACGGCAGGGGAATGACGGCAGAGGAACTGGATACCCTGCAGGCCCGGATCGCCCAGAGCGAGCAGACCGGCCGCAGCATTGGTCTTGGCAATATTTCCCGCCGCATCGGGATGCTGTATCCGGGCGGCAAAATGCAGGTATACAGCCGCGCAGGCCGCGGCACAGTGGTGCGGTTTGAGATCCCACAGACGCAGTGGACGGAAGAAAGGGAGGGAGAACCTTCGTGA
- a CDS encoding sensor histidine kinase, translated as MNFALFGRFFLEFAMMYPAEYLCLASLQEHLRAPRKTYAIGASVITLMSLAGAAVCSMLDIETNLLLIPLLIISFWLLRWRTDREVSISQTMFLFSVSAVMISVCTLLAVVLNAEAELDNALPVFLPSTSVICLTLSVILSIIFRFTAVRWSRWLLQEYHGEAFWESAWPLPALYAAFLVFCMPKEIGIVLMNRIRIIAVLAVSISLLGIFLLLYEMYHVAKEYTRSSQLDRENQLLAVESRRYMELRSYLEQTRHLRHDFRQHLHVISGLTEAGRLDELKSYLSQYESELSDARPTLCANAAVDALAGHYDYEARRQGIPVEWKLELPRFLPLPEADLCTILGNLLENALHASQKLPPEERQVKVLARMLSPAMMGLMVENRYDGVLKKQGRVLHSTKHDGQGIGLISVETAVHRYNGNLTVETGGNVFRANVLLNL; from the coding sequence GTGAATTTTGCATTGTTTGGACGTTTTTTTCTGGAATTTGCAATGATGTATCCGGCAGAATACCTCTGCCTTGCCTCGCTGCAGGAGCACCTGCGTGCGCCGCGTAAAACCTATGCCATCGGTGCATCGGTGATCACACTGATGAGTCTGGCTGGCGCAGCGGTGTGCAGCATGCTGGACATAGAAACGAACCTCCTGCTCATCCCGCTGCTCATCATCAGCTTCTGGCTGCTGCGCTGGCGCACCGACCGGGAAGTATCGATCAGTCAGACCATGTTTCTGTTCTCGGTGTCGGCAGTGATGATATCTGTGTGCACCCTGCTTGCCGTCGTGCTGAACGCAGAAGCCGAGCTGGACAATGCACTGCCGGTGTTTCTGCCCAGCACCTCGGTCATCTGCCTGACCCTCTCGGTGATACTCAGCATCATCTTCCGCTTTACAGCAGTGCGCTGGAGCCGGTGGCTGCTGCAGGAGTACCACGGCGAAGCGTTCTGGGAGTCGGCATGGCCGCTGCCGGCGCTGTACGCGGCGTTTCTGGTGTTCTGCATGCCGAAGGAAATCGGTATCGTCCTGATGAACCGCATCCGCATCATTGCAGTGCTGGCGGTGAGTATCTCACTGCTGGGCATCTTTCTGCTGCTGTACGAGATGTACCACGTGGCAAAGGAATACACCCGCAGTTCTCAGCTGGATCGTGAAAACCAGCTGCTGGCCGTGGAGTCCCGCCGCTATATGGAGCTGCGCAGCTATCTGGAACAGACCCGCCACCTGCGGCACGATTTCCGCCAGCATCTGCATGTGATCTCCGGCCTGACCGAGGCCGGGCGGCTGGACGAACTGAAAAGCTACCTGAGCCAGTACGAGAGCGAGCTCAGCGATGCCCGGCCCACCCTGTGTGCCAACGCTGCGGTGGATGCGCTTGCCGGCCACTACGATTATGAGGCCCGGAGACAAGGCATTCCGGTGGAATGGAAACTGGAACTGCCCAGATTCCTGCCCCTGCCGGAAGCCGACCTGTGCACCATTCTTGGCAATCTGCTGGAAAATGCGCTCCATGCCAGCCAGAAGCTGCCGCCGGAAGAACGGCAGGTCAAGGTGCTGGCCCGGATGCTCAGTCCGGCCATGATGGGCCTGATGGTGGAGAACCGCTACGATGGCGTGCTGAAAAAGCAGGGCCGCGTTCTGCACTCCACCAAACATGACGGACAGGGCATCGGCCTTATTTCCGTCGAAACTGCTGTGCACAGGTATAACGGCAATCTGACGGTGGAAACGGGCGGCAACGTTTTCCGGGCCAATGTGCTGCTGAACCTGTAG
- a CDS encoding LytR/AlgR family response regulator transcription factor, which produces MKLRTAIVEDQKPDAERLEQLLKKAFGEEEILCRRFVCGDDFLKEFPGEGYQVVFLDICMEGTNGIETARQLRAADPELLIVFVTSSPEYVWDAFPVHPFDYLLKPYKEEKFDHLAGELRRVLGRQQPELEVRIARQTVHLPLKKIYYAMAQNHFVKVVTDDGECRAAANFAQVQEQLMTQPDFLVCNRGVIINMSKVLRFDGECIEMLDGARLPVRQKDKKSLLAQFTQYQFRNMQRQM; this is translated from the coding sequence ATGAAGCTGCGGACAGCGATCGTGGAAGATCAGAAACCGGATGCCGAGCGGCTGGAACAACTGTTGAAAAAGGCATTTGGCGAGGAAGAGATCCTTTGCAGGCGGTTTGTGTGCGGAGACGATTTTTTGAAGGAATTTCCGGGTGAGGGATATCAGGTGGTGTTTCTGGATATCTGTATGGAAGGCACAAACGGCATCGAGACGGCGCGGCAGCTGCGCGCCGCAGATCCGGAGCTGCTCATCGTGTTTGTGACATCCTCGCCGGAGTATGTGTGGGATGCCTTTCCGGTGCATCCGTTCGACTACCTGCTCAAACCGTATAAAGAAGAAAAGTTTGACCATCTGGCAGGGGAGCTGCGGCGGGTGCTGGGGCGGCAGCAGCCGGAGCTGGAGGTGCGTATTGCCCGCCAGACCGTGCATCTGCCGCTGAAAAAGATCTACTATGCCATGGCCCAGAACCATTTTGTAAAGGTCGTTACCGATGACGGCGAGTGCCGCGCTGCGGCAAACTTTGCACAGGTGCAGGAACAGCTGATGACCCAGCCGGACTTTCTGGTGTGCAACCGAGGAGTCATCATCAACATGTCCAAGGTGCTGCGGTTCGACGGTGAATGCATTGAAATGCTGGATGGAGCCCGCCTGCCAGTGCGGCAGAAGGATAAAAAAAGCCTGCTGGCACAGTTCACGCAGTATCAGTTCCGCAATATGCAGCGGCAGATGTGA
- a CDS encoding acyltransferase family protein: protein MTPARKLYLDNIRWMTVVLVVIYHVVYMFNGVQPFGVIGPFREHQLQDCFQYLVYPWFMALLFVVSGMSARYYLQSHTTKQFLKDKTRKLLVPSTIGLFVFQWLLGIYNLKIGGGLNIAGLPMPIVYLITVLSGVGPLWYIQMLWLFSMFLLVVRKIEKDRVWDFCSKAPVWSILMLTVVVYGSAQVLNTPVVTVYRFGIYGFCFFAGYFLFSHEEVMERLCKWWWMFDAASAVLGISYTVRYFGRNYAIAPVLNNIHACVYCWFAILGILTTMKNYADISTVFTRWMAKKSWGLYIFHYLPLAVISYELHEHAPNTPEVLVYLLVGTGAFVGAFLLDELISRMPILRWCVLGIKKEKNHV, encoded by the coding sequence ATGACCCCTGCAAGAAAGCTGTATCTGGATAACATTCGCTGGATGACGGTTGTTCTGGTGGTGATCTACCATGTGGTCTATATGTTCAATGGCGTGCAGCCTTTTGGTGTGATTGGCCCCTTCCGGGAGCATCAGTTACAGGATTGCTTTCAATATCTGGTTTACCCCTGGTTCATGGCATTGCTGTTTGTTGTGTCGGGGATGAGCGCACGGTACTATCTGCAAAGCCATACCACAAAACAATTTCTGAAAGATAAAACCCGCAAGCTGCTGGTTCCATCCACGATTGGCTTGTTCGTATTCCAGTGGCTTCTTGGTATCTATAACCTGAAAATTGGCGGCGGACTGAACATAGCTGGTCTTCCGATGCCTATAGTATATCTGATCACCGTGCTGTCCGGTGTAGGACCTCTGTGGTACATCCAGATGCTCTGGCTGTTCTCCATGTTTTTGCTGGTGGTTCGGAAAATCGAAAAAGACCGGGTCTGGGACTTCTGTTCCAAAGCGCCGGTCTGGAGCATCCTGATGCTGACGGTCGTTGTTTATGGTTCGGCACAGGTATTGAACACCCCAGTCGTCACCGTTTATCGGTTCGGCATTTATGGATTCTGCTTCTTTGCAGGCTATTTTCTGTTTTCCCACGAGGAAGTAATGGAACGGCTGTGCAAGTGGTGGTGGATGTTTGACGCAGCCTCGGCTGTGCTTGGCATCTCGTATACCGTGCGCTATTTTGGTAGAAATTACGCCATTGCACCGGTTCTGAACAACATCCATGCCTGCGTTTACTGCTGGTTTGCCATTCTTGGAATCCTTACAACGATGAAGAATTATGCCGACATCTCAACCGTATTCACACGCTGGATGGCAAAGAAGTCATGGGGTTTGTACATTTTTCATTATCTGCCCCTTGCTGTGATCTCGTACGAACTGCACGAACACGCCCCCAACACGCCGGAAGTGCTGGTCTATCTGCTGGTGGGCACCGGAGCCTTTGTGGGCGCATTCCTGCTGGATGAACTCATCAGCCGGATGCCCATTCTGCGCTGGTGCGTCCTTGGAATTAAAAAGGAGAAAAATCATGTTTAA
- a CDS encoding helix-turn-helix domain-containing protein, which produces MFKDNLISLRKIHGYSQDELAEKIGVTRQTLSKYETGESLPDIERCKRLADVFGVSMDDLVNYEKTDRENLGLEVPPKGKHIFGMVKVGDKGQIVIPANARKIFDIQPGDNLLILGDEEQGIAILKEKSFLEHLRLMERMRHMESGE; this is translated from the coding sequence ATGTTTAAGGACAATCTGATCTCGCTTCGTAAGATCCACGGTTACTCACAGGACGAACTGGCGGAAAAAATCGGAGTGACCCGCCAGACTTTATCAAAATACGAAACCGGAGAATCTCTGCCGGACATTGAACGGTGCAAGCGGCTGGCAGATGTTTTCGGTGTTTCTATGGATGACCTCGTGAACTACGAGAAAACCGACCGGGAAAACCTAGGGCTGGAAGTGCCACCCAAAGGAAAACACATTTTCGGCATGGTGAAAGTGGGAGATAAAGGGCAGATCGTCATCCCCGCAAATGCACGGAAGATATTTGACATACAACCGGGGGATAATCTGCTGATCCTTGGGGACGAAGAACAAGGCATCGCCATCCTCAAGGAGAAAAGTTTTCTGGAACATCTGCGGCTGATGGAACGTATGCGGCACATGGAATCCGGCGAATGA